The Pogona vitticeps strain Pit_001003342236 chromosome 3, PviZW2.1, whole genome shotgun sequence genome includes a window with the following:
- the LOC110078148 gene encoding ubiquilin-1 gives MSESKKPPRAVAPAFRVVRVIVKTLKRKERFEVAESTVVQDFKRLISERFQTPPEQLSLIFAGEILKDQDTLAQHKVGDGSKVHLFIKSPRRTPGNPAPRGCGPATFLPVPTADGLHGLDLAEWNGQPEEMVASCHELVAQTLENLLLQTVSLKLDASTLNDNPLLLGFLVGVTGMSVLGLNATDVSDLVSEGQEQDVTRQELISDVMQHPLVQNLFGDTEQVRQLIMSVPQMQQLAEQNPEISHILNNSEFLREMIDVATSPAVMDEIIRNHDRALSNLESIPGGYSALQQLYHDIEAPMLNAVQAQFQGDPFAPSESKPPSSGGIRPLAQVENREPLPNPWAPQPNSSGDSLNNATEGNDPSNAPGQPGYILLALAPGVRPGLSKSESIQNMIHQLTDNLEFMQNMTSALAEPEGPTQTFLSHQTFPTSNGAPPPHRWEPQLPPPLAKSEAAALLTNPRAVQALLQMQTSLLTLTREVPDFLQALTDPDVEPESMEDSDEGDNSLSSETESLLSANESLELESDRSQADEGDTEGDDDEAMEQQSPAVLYQAQLEQLQAMGHHDPEQNLQALIDTDGDIAAAVEKLTNSRAS, from the coding sequence ATGTCCGAGAGCAAGAAGCCCCCCAGGGCGGTGGCCCCCGCCTTTCGGGTCGTCAGAGTCATCGTGAAGACCCTCAAGCGCAAGGAACGCTTTGAGGTGGCCGAGAGCACCGTGGTCCAGGACTTCAAGAGGCTGATCTCGGAGCGCTTCCAGACCCCGCCGGAGCAGCTGTCGCTCATCTTTGCTGGGGAGATCCTGAAAGACCAGGACACGCTGGCGCAGCATAAGGTGGGCGATGGTTCCAAAGTCCACCTCTTCATCAAGTCCCCAAGGAGAACTCCGGGGAACCCCGCCCCAAGGGGGTGCGGCCCCGCCACGTTCCTGCCTGTGCCGACGGCAGACGGGCTGCACGGCTTGGACCTGGCCGAGTGGAATGGCCAGCCCGAGGAAATGGTGGCCTCCTGCCACGAGCTCGTGGCCCAGACTCTGGAGAACCTCCTGCTCCAGACGGTCTCTCTGAAGCTGGACGCCTCCACCTTGAACGACAACCCCCTCCTCCTGGGTTTCCTCGTCGGCGTCACGGGCATGAGCGTCCTGGGCCTGAACGCCACGGACGTGTCCGACCTCGTGAGCGAGGGCCAGGAGCAGGACGTGACCCGGCAGGAGCTGATCAGCGACGTGATGCAGCACCCCTTGGTGCAGAACCTGTTTGGCGACACAGAGCAGGTGAGGCAGCTGATCATGTCTGTCCCCCAGATGCAGCAGCTGGCGGAGCAGAACCCCGAGATCAGCCACATCCTCAACAACTCGGAGTTCCTGAGGGAAATGATCGACGTGGCCACCAGCCCGGCCGTGATGGACGAGATCATCCGCAACCACGACCGGGCCCTGAGCAACCTGGAGAGCATCCCTGGGGGGTACAGCGCCTTGCAGCAGCTCTACCACGACATCGAGGCCCCTATGCTGAACGCCGTGCAGGCCCAGTTCCAGGGGGACCCGTTTGCCCCCTCGGAGAGCAAGCCCCCTTCTTCAGGGGGGATCAGGCCCCTGGCCCAGGTGGAAAACAGAGAGCCCTTGCCGAACCCGTGGGCCCCCCAGCCCAACAGCAGTGGGGACAGCCTCAACAACGCCACCGAAGGGAACGACCCCAGCAACGCTCCGGGGCAGCCCGGATATATCCTGCTTGCTTTGGCTCCCGGAGTTCGGCCGGGACTGAGCAAGTCTGAAAGCATCCAGAACATGATCCATCAGCTGACGGACAACCTGGAGTTCATGCAGAACATGACGAGCGCGCTTGCCGAGCCCGAGGGCCCCACACAGACCTTCCTCAGCCACCAAACCTTCCCCACAAGCAATGGGGCTCCTCCGCCACACAGGTGGGAGCCGCAACTCCCCCCGCCGTTGGCAAAGTCAGAGGCCGCCGCGCTGCTGACCAACCCACGGGCTGTCCAGGCTCTTCTCCAGATGCAGACGAGCCTTCTGACACTGACCCGGGAGGTGCCTGATTTCCTCCAGGCCTTGACCGACCCAGACGTGGAGCCCGAGAGCATGGAAGACTCGGACGAGGGCGACAACAGCTTGTCCTCGGAGACAGAGAGCCTCCTCTCGGCCAACGAGAGCTTGGAGCTGGAGAGCGACAGGTCCCAAGCAGACGAGGGAGACACCGAAGGAGACGACGACGAAGCCATGGAGCAGCAGAGCCCGGCTGTCCTCTACCAGGCGCAGCTGGAGCAGCTCCAGGCCATGGGCCACCACGACCCAGAGCAGAATTTGCAGGCGTTAATTGACACAGACGGAGATATCGCGGCTGCTGTTGAAAAGCTAACAAACTCTCGGGCTTCCTAG
- the LOC110078151 gene encoding ubiquilin-1-like produces the protein MEEVMGHDQEAPPLAPPALVASSPSFIRVTAKSPTGCAQFVLPEASTILQLKEEISKRFHCEPHQLVLVFFGRILKEPDTLRQCGVGDGTTVHLMIRSLKREEEEEQPPRPPYGPGEAAGAPAASEGSLASPRTSRGLWAPQERSPSSAERPLGPASERILQKVRRVILANPEVQRLAQQVPALSQLLNHMGIMRVILDKMREIMELAKNPEMAAPEPKGCDQSLISLQSNIPGGDNPLSQLSSSDAQEPAGQDLLGPSSPFATLARSPCPEPPGLSSQGLPMETQEGRGALPLTPSSTSIWTHGRDDEGRPFHTLAGPLGKSSSALDLAPAPGTELFNAGGLQAPEAAEIPMLIVNLCNAYTKRMMFSLMQNALLDSDGALAAQPEHVRRQVLHFSEQMQSPEMVAALANPRAIQAWVQMEQGLQGLAAEAPVLIPWFMLRLRGLGNSAGGTPGPREPPCQGGSAATE, from the coding sequence ATGGAGGAAGTGATGGGCCACGACCAGGAGGCCCCCCCGCTGGCCCCTCCAGCCCTCGTCGCCTCCAGCCCCAGCTTCATCCGCGTCACGGCCAAGTCTCCCACCGGGTGTGCCCAGTTTGTGCTGCCCGAGGCCAGCACGATCCTCCAGCTCAAAGAGGAGATTTCCAAGCGCTTCCACTGCGAGCCCCACCAGCTGGTCCTGGTGTTCTTCGGCCGGATCCTGAAGGAGCCGGACACCCTCCGGCAGTGCGGCGTCGGCGACGGGACGACCGTCCACCTGATGATCCGGTCCctgaagagagaggaggaggaggagcagccgcCCCGGCCTCCCTACGGGCCCGGGGAAGCGGCCGGTGCCCCCGCCGCGTCCGAGGGCAGCCTGGCCTCCCCAAGGACTAGCCGGGGCTTGTGGGCCCCCCAAGAAAGGAGCCCCTCCAGTGCCGAGCGGCCGCTGGGGCCCGCCTCGGAGAGGATCCTCCAGAAGGTCCGGCGGGTGATCCTGGCCAACCCGGAGGTCCAGCGGCTGGCCCAGCAGGTCCCCGCCCTCAGCCAGCTCCTGAACCACATGGGCATCATGAGGGTGATCCTAGACAAAATGAGGGAGATCATGGAGCTCGCCAAGAACCCGGAGATGGCGGCGCCGGAGCCGAAGGGCTGCGACCAGTCCTTGATCAGCCTCCAGAGCAACATCCCCGGCGGGGACAACCCTTTGAGTCAACTGAGCAGCAGCGACGCTCAGGAGCCGGCGGGCCAGGACCTTTTGGGCCCCTCCAGCCCGTTCGCCACCCTGGCGAGGAGCCCGTGCCCGGAGCCCCCTGGCCTGAGCAGCCAAGGCCTCCCCATGGAAACCCAAGAGGGCAGGGGGGCCCTCCCCCTCACCCCCAGCTCCACCAGCATTTGGACCCACGGCCGAGACGACGAGGGGCGGCCCTTCCACACTCTCGCCGGTCCTCTTGGCAAAAGCTCGTCCGCCCTCGACCTCGCGCCCGCCCCGGGGACAGAGCTCTTCAACGCGGGGGGGCTCCAGGCTCCGGAAGCGGCCGAGATCCCCATGCTGATCGTCAACCTCTGCAACGCCTACACCAAGCGCATGATGTTCTCCCTCATGCAGAATGCGCTCCTGGACTCGGACGGGGCTCTGGCCGCCCAGCCCGAGCATGTCCGCCGGCAGGTGCTGCACTTCTCCGAGCAGATGCAGAGCCCCGAGATGGTGGCCGCCCTCGCCAACCCCCGGGCCATCCAGGCCTGGGTGCAGATGGAGCAGGGCCTGCAGGGGCTGGCCGCCGAGGCCCCTGTCCTCATCCCCTGGTTTATGCTGCGCCTGAGGGGGCTGGGGAACTCCGCTGGGGGGACCCCGGGGCCCCGAGAGCCTCCCTGCCAAGGAGGATCCGCTGCTACGGAGTAA